The Mastacembelus armatus chromosome 9, fMasArm1.2, whole genome shotgun sequence genome contains a region encoding:
- the LOC113139313 gene encoding E3 ubiquitin-protein ligase KCMF1-like has protein sequence MSRHEGVSCDACLKGNFRGRRYKCLICYDYDLCASCYESGATTTRHTTEHPMQCILTRVDFDLYYGGEAFSVEQPQAFTCPYCGRMGYTEISLQEHVAAEHTETSTEVICPICAALPGGDPNHVTDDFAAHLTLEHRAPRDLDESSGVRHVRRMFHPGRGLGGPRARRSNMHFTSSTTGGLSTSQSSSQSSNYSREAMDPIAELLSQLSGVRRSAGGQLSSGPSASQLQQLQMQLQLERQQAQAARQQLETARNATRGGGRANAILNTNSAAANPSPSANHNTNPSPNPGPPESTTQNTAHNSQFLLSRLGEPRLSETERQACEAQWADRSLFVTELLLSTLLPDEDALASSSEDEDDCPSTLRNFADFEAMGCVEVMTLDVALENLNLKETTPTTKTTKTTTKTAPTKKEPPAPPL, from the exons ATGTCCCGCCATGAAG GTGTGAGCTGCGATGCATGTTTAAAAGGCAACTTCAGAGGTCGGCGgtacaaatgtttaatttgctACGACTACGATCTGTGCGCATCGTGCTATGAGAGTGGTGCAACCACAACAAGACACACCACAGAGCATCCCATGCAGTGTATATTAACTCGAGTTGACTTTG ACCTGTACTATGGTGGAGAAGCGTTCTCGGTGGAGCAGCCACAGGCCTTCACATGTCCCTACTGTGGCAGGATGGGCTACACAGAAATTTCACTGCAGGAGCATGTGGCTGCAGAGCACACAGAGACCTCCACAGAAGTG ATCTGCCCCATATGTGCAGCACTGCCAGGTGGAGACCCAAATCACGTGACAGATGACTTTGCTGCTCATCTCACACTTGAACACAGAGCACCCAGAGACTTG GATGAGTCCAGTGGGGTGCGGCATGTGAGGAGGATGTTTCATCCTGGTCGTGGACTGGGGGGTCCGCGGGCCCGCCGGTCTAACATGCACTtcaccagcagcaccacaggGGGGCTCTCCACCAGTCAGAGCTCTTCACAGAGCTCCAACTACAGCAGAGAGGCCATGGACCCCATAGCAG AGCTTTTGTCCCAGTTGTCAGGGGTGCGACGTTCAGCGGGTGGCCAGCTCAGCTCGGGGCCCTCGGCCTcccagctccagcagcttcagatgCAGCTCCAGCTAGAGCGCCAGCAGGCTCAGGCAGCGCGTCAGCAACTGGAGACAGCCCGAAATGCCACCCGTGGCGGTGGTCGAGCCAATGCAATCCTCAATACCAATTCAGCCGCTGCAAACCCCAGTCCAAGCGCCAACCACAATACAAACCCCAGTCCTAACCCGGGTCCACCTGAATCCACCACACAGAATACTGCACATAACTCCCAGTTTCTACTCAGCAG GCTGGGTGAACCGCGGCTGTCTGAGACAGAGCGGCAGGCATGTGAGGCCCAGTGGGCCGACAGGAGCCTGTTTGTGACGGAGCTGCTGCTGTCCACACTGCTGCCCGACGAAGACGCCTTGGCCTCCTCCTCCGAGGATGAGGACGACTGTCCCAGCACGTTGCGGAATTTCGCTGACTTCGAGGCCATGGGCTGTGTTGAGGTCATGACCTTGGACGTGGCTCTGGAGAACCTCAACCTGAAGGAGACGACCCCTACTAccaagacaacaaaaacaacaactaaaacAGCGCCAACGAAGAAAGAGCCTCCTGCGCCACCCCTTTGA
- the lipg gene encoding endothelial lipase has translation MNQKARLLWIFLHCAAALFSSVRGENSVLKGEDSGLDTLSTDSKVLNGIIKYNMRKNLDLDQEGCYLQAGKMECLEECGFNATAKTIFIIHGWTMSGMFESWMQKLVSAVMQREQEANVVVVDWISMAQQLYPDAVNHTRNVGFDIATMLNWLQDEKQLPLENVHLIGYSLGAHVAGYAGTYVRGTIGRITGLDPAGPMFEGVEEHKRLSPDDADFVDVLHTYTREALGVSIGIQQPIGDVDIYPNGGDVQPGCALGDVLAVATNFMEVMKCEHERAVHLFVDSLMNKDHMSFAFQCTGPDRFKKGICLSCRKNRCNNIGYNARKMRKKRNSKMYLKTRADTPFGGYHYQMKMHVFNKKQADNADPTFYVKLYGAHDDTTNIYVDVHDDTVGLNLTNTFLVFTEDDIGDLLKIQLSWEGDSDSWSSVWKNIKKSFWAWNTKPPKPVLEVRRIRVKAGETQQKLTFCAQDPSKTEISPGESITFVKCRDGWEVKPRKRLVV, from the exons ATGAATCAGAAAGCCCGTCTGCTGTGGATTTTCCTGCACTGTGCCGCTGCGCTTTTCTCTTCTGTTCGTGGGGAAAACTCCGTTCTTAAAG GTGAAGACAGTGGATTGGACACATTGTCCACAGACAGTAAGGTTCTCAATGGCATCATCAAGTACAACATGAGAAAAAATTTAGACCTGGACCAGGAAGGTTGCTACCTTCAGGCTGGCAAGATGGAGTGTCTGGAGGAGTGTGGCTTCAATGCTACAGCAAAGACCATCTTTATCATCCATGGCTGGACG ATGAGTGGGATGTTTGAAAGCTGGATGCAGAAGCTGGTGTCTGCTGTGATGCAGCGTGAACAGGAAGCCAATGTTGTGGTTGTCGATTGGATATCAATGGCTCAGCAGCTGTACCCTGATGCAGTCAACCACACTCGAAATGTTGGCTTTGATATTGCCACCATGCTTAACTGGCTCCAG GATGAGAAGCAGCTGCCTCTGGAGAACGTGCATCTGATTGGCTACAGTTTAGGTGCTCACGTAGCTGGCTACGCAGGAACGTATGTACGAGGAACAATTGGCAGAATCACTG gtCTAGATCCAGCCGGACCAATGTTTGAGGGTGTCGAGGAACACAAGCGCCTCTCCCCAGATGATGCAGACTTTGTAGATGtcctgcacacatacactcgAGAGGCCTTGGGTGTGAGCATTGGGATCCAGCAGCCAATTGGGGATGTTGATATCTACCCAAATGGTGGTGATGTGCAGCCTGGCTGTGCACTTGGTGATGTGCTAGCAGTGGCTACAA aTTTCATGGAGGTGATGAAGTGTGAACATGAGCGTGCTGTGCACTTGTTTGTGGACTCACTGATGAACAAGGACCATATGAGCTTTGCTTTCCAGTGCACTGGCCCAGACCGTTTCAAGAAAGGCATCTGTCTCAGCTGCCGCAAAAATCGCTGCAACAACATCGGCTACAATGCCAGAAAGATGCGCAAGAAGCGCAACAGTAAAATGTATCTGAAGACACGTGCTGACACTCCCTTCGGAG GATACCACTACCAGATGAAGATGCATGTGTTCAACAAGAAACAGGCAGACAATGCTGATCCCACCTTCTATGTCAAGTTGTATGGTGCACATGATGATACAACAAACATATATGTTGATGT CCATGATGACACTGTTGGTCTGAACCTAACAAACACCTTCCTGGTGTTTACTGAGGATGATATTGGTGATCTGCTGAAGATACAACTGAGCTGGGAAGGAGACTCAGACTCTTGGAGCTCTGTGTGGAAGAACATCAAGAAGTCATTCTGGGCCTGGAACACAAAGCCACCCAAACCTGTTCTTGAAGTTCGTCGTATTCGTGTGAAGGCTGGAGAAACTCAGCAGAA GTTGACTTTCTGTGCCCAAGACCcttcaaaaactgaaatttcacCAGGAGAGTCAATAACATTTGTGAAGTGTCGTGATGGATGGGAAGTGAAGCCAAGAAAACG GCTGGTCGTGTAA